The genomic interval atttttttaaacaaaacaaATCCGTTGGCTTTTAGAAAATCAAAacaattacttaaaaaaaaaattagaaaggtAAAAATTAAAAGAGCGACTGTGCAAAaggtgttatatatatataaaatattaaaatacgaCCTTTATTCagaaaatattattatatcaagtTTATCATAGAGAGAGACTAGGGGCtacaatatataaaaataaataaatttaattcaataaaaaaaataatatataaatcatttttataaaaattcagaCAAATTTAATcgatattaataaaatttatttggaTTTTATAGTAATttccaatcaaaattaattaattttgactaTATAATATTTTGACGTAattaaatgtaaaaaataatttaattttatgtggTGTAgagtttatttttataattataatattataaGGTAAAAAGATGATAATACTCATTTCATTCCAAATGATTCAGATCAATCTCAATCAGATACAAATAAATTAGGGAGACATTTTACCTTAACATAATTagatacatataaataaattaagagaTATTTTATCTTAGTAcagtaattattttttaatattattgaaATAAAGGTGGTGTTGTTTTGAGATTTAAAAAACAAGGAGCCCCTTTTAATGATTATACTACTGTATGATTTTGATTTTTGTAATAAAAAAATAGCTGCAATTAAAAGAAACCACAAAAATCCTGTCAATTCCACAGTTGTGTACTTTATTATTTCCCCCCCTAAATTTCTTCTACTGTTATGATATTATCCAAAGAAAATATTAGAAGAGCAATCTGATGCATACAATTTTCATTAAtagaatctcacacacaaatcgaccattagatttattatatataatcttaccacttatttatataagagattattttttataataacttTTTTTTCGTTGCACCATTgagttatattttttaaaaaagaatgttTAAGGGTATTTTGAAAATTACACTCCCTCTTAAATATGGTTCACTGTACTATGGTCCACTATACTGATTAGAGAGTCCACTCGACTCCAAGTCACCTCTCCTACCCAGTTTAATCATGATTTATCCCTTCTAGATATCTGTGGGGCCGGACCCAGACGATCGCTAAGGTGGCGATTCCACCTTTTGCAACTATACTGATTAGAGAGATTTAATGATCTCCATTTATTAAATAGATAGAGACTATTGAATCCTTCAAAACATTGTCCTTGGTCTAGAGGTGGATTAGGATATACGGGACTAGAGGATCCTGTCTATGATTTGAACAGAGATCCTTTGATTCATTTTTAGCGGATCAAATCTTGATCCATTATATTGATTGGAGAAATTTAATGATCTCCATATGTTAAATAGATGAGGATAATTGAATTAGATCACTACTCCTAATATAAAGACCATCAGGATAGATGGACTAAAGGATCTCATATGTGATTTAGCACTGATGCGAGGGATTTAATGATTTGAGgtattttatgtttaatttataaaTCGTAAGAAAAATGAAATATTCAAAATTATAGGGTTCTAGAAAAAGGCAAAGTTTGAGGGGCGAAATGAAAATTTCTCATTATGGTTGGCCAGTGATAGTGGAGAATAGTCGATGTCCGTCCGTCTCGATGCTCATCCTTAAAAAAGAAGGGGGATAGAAAAGTCATCGTGTCCAACAGTGGCGGCTGCAGAGGATCAAAGCGACGCCTGCAATCTGGATACCACGCTCGAGCTCATCGGCATCTGCTTCAGCGTCTTCGTCGTCATCTACCTCGTCATCCACTTCGCCATCGCTCTGCTCGAGCGGTGGCGCGCGCCTCCCCCCGGCGCTCGGCCCCGGAGGCAGAAGTCCGGGCTCGACCCCTCCACCATCTCCGCCCTCCCCTCCTTTTCCTACCGGAAGGGCACCGATGGCGGCGCCGAGAACGGCCAGGTGTCGGCGCCGGAGTGCGTGGTGTGCCTGAGCGCGCTGGAGGAGGGAGAGACGGCGCGGGTGCTCCCGGGCTGCGCGCACGTGTTCCACGCCCCCTGCGTCGACCTGTGGCTGCAGAAAGACTCCACGTGCCCCGTGTGCCGGGCCGACGCCCGCCCGCCGCCGGGTCCGCCGCCAATGATCCGAGGCGGCGCCGTTGTTCTGGATATAGGGGAGACGTCGGGGAACGGACAAGGCCGAGATAGGATCCTCGTAGGTGATGGAATCCATGTAGTCAACGCTTCGCCAATTCTAAGATTTCTGGAATTTAGTTCACAGCAAGTATAAAGTTCTTTGAACATTTTAATTCGTTGCTTCAGTGAAATCTTAAACTGTGTGTGTTGATGAACAAAACAAGGGAGCTTCTTCTGTCGCAAGGGCAAACTGCCCTTAAATTTTGAGAAACAGTGTTTAACACTTGTAACCGAAGGTGGATCTCTGTGTTGTTTGGTCAGAACTTAATAGGAAAGTTTCTGaccctcaaatttttttttaaagttgatcATCACCATGTTAGTTACAAATCAATCAGCCATTTGCACAGTGCACTGTGTCTGTGGTTAAATTATTAGTCTGATGATGATAAGAAAGAATTCCAGATTATTTGATTTGTCTACATCCTCGACGATATAATCTCATGAACTTGAGTGATGTAGACATTAGTCGTCCATATTTTCTTTTGCTACAATTcacagtagtttttttttttctgagaaAATCATTATTTGTTTTGAGCATGAtggatgttgttgttgttgtttgtttCATTTGTGATTGCTAATTTCCATCCAGAATGATTAGCAAGTACAATTTAAACTTCATTCAATGGACTGAACTGATTCTAAATTATTGTTTTATAAATTAATCACACAACTTCCAACTTTGTTGAAGCACAATTGGTTCTGAaacctttttttcttcttctgaaaTTAAGTAGCATAAATGGTGATGGTGTTGAAGATATATTTCCTACTTTCAATTCTCTAAGGTGATCTCTAAGGTGATCTCTGTGTATATATCTATGTAGTCAGTTAGCTGGTTCAACTAACTTTTTTTTACTAAAAACTGAACCAAACTTTCCAATGAGCTAGCGGTGTTAGTAGTACTAACTTGCCAACCTCTCTTCTTGCCATGCCTGTTTTGTTGCACCTCTTAATCAACACGCCTTCCTCTCCTCCATGTCCTCTAATGGGTTCCTCGGTCTTCCTTCTCCTGctcttctcccttctcctcctctcctctctccctctctctgtgTCCACCTCCTCCGACGTCCGAGCTGGCGCAGTGGACCCCCAAGGCCGCCGCCACGTCCATGTCCTGAAGCCACGGCCATGGCCGCACCGCACCCGGAGGGCCAGAAGGTCGCGGAGCGGCGCGTTCACAGCGATGCTGCCTCGCGGCTTCGTTCCGCCGTCGGACTCTTCTTGGAGCCACAACGACTCGCCGGAGTCCGTCCAACTCTTCTATGCCGGCAAATCCACGTCGCCGGCGCATCCGTAGTCGAttttatttctctctctctcaccCTTTGGCCAATTTAATAAATTGGCATTATTGTTAAATTTTCCGGAGACATTCCTTGGCGTGCACTCCATGCAAACCAGGAAAATGAAGGAATGGCTCTGTTCCTGAGGAGTTCCTCATTTTTGTGTGGCTTCCTTCTTTCTCATTTGGAGAAATCAATATTGTATTGTTTAGCCCTACATGTGACAAAAGACGATTTGCTCATCTCCAATGTTCCTGTTAACACGGAAAAAATGGTCAAGACATGAGGAAAATTATACTCGATCATATCGAATTTCGACCCCAAAACCTCATATAATAATACTCCATACCCTAATCATCGCACCATCCTTGGACAATAGCACGTGGCAACTACTGTTCAACTTACAGAACAATAACAATGGCAACAACCGTAATAAAATATTGTAGaagttttgaattttcttataaaaaaaataaaagtaataaaaagagttttattttaATTCCGAAATTGGATAAACTTGCTATTTATAGCATACTCGTCTTCTGGACTCAACTTCTTCCTCTCTCAAATCTGCATCACGGATTCTCGCCCATCTTGAGAGCGAGAGTGGCGTCGGCGATGGCGATCGAAAGCTGATTTTGATTCGACCGCTTCTATTTTTCGCTGCCGTCCAGTCGAATTGGCGGAGATTCGATCGGTCTCTTGGTCGTGTTTTCCGGTACTCCGAACGGATAAAATGGCTGCGGTGGCGGAGAAGACGATCGGGGCGGATGATTCGTTCATCGGACGCCAGCCGGAGGAGTTGGCCGAGGCGGAATACCAGAGCGATGTGCGGAAGCTGGTTGATTTGCTTTCCAATTTGAACCCGGCCGCGAAGGAGTTCTTCCCTTCCAATTACGCTGCCGCCGAATCTGTCGGCTGCCAAAAACCCGACGGCCGGCTTTCCGCCGATGCGCCTCTTTTTGAGGCATCGAGTGGAGATGGATCGCCGAATAGTCAGCCTAATTACCGAGTAATTTTTTTTTCGCCTTAACACCTAAATTTTTGACTTCGTGCAATTGATATTCAACGATTTTCCCTTCATTTCAAAGATGGGTTGAAATTTTAGAAGTGCATTTCGGCCCCTCCTATACCTCCACGATTTGGTGAACTTTCCTTTTTCTCCTAGTTCATTTTCTATAAAGCATAACAACGATGCTTAAGCAattctttttagtttttttatgGAACTGTTTCCGTCATGTTTGTTTCCCAGAGGTGGAATGTCTATAATCAGGGACGCAAGAAGAAGAATGATAGAGCTCGAGGAGATGAAAGGGAGGATAGCATTAGGCGTACTGTTTATGTATCCGACTTAGATCGGCATGTGAGTAATTttggccaaaaaaaaaaaaaaatctgttagtTTGTTTATTTGGTCGTGTCGTATTCTTCTAGTTCTTGCATTCTGATAACTTCAATCTTTATGTATTGGATTTTTTTACATGTAGCGGGTGTTAATTATGTTAATGTTAACTTTGACAAATGTATATCAGGTCACTGAAGAGAAGCTTGCTGAAATATTTGCTAACTATGGTCAGGTGAGTTTCTTGAATTTTGTCTATATGAAACATTTCTGACTTGCAATACATGGGGGTTGATTCAAGTGACTACATTATTTGTTAATTAGTTATCTATGTAGAAATTTGATGAACTCAAATTTTGTATGTCCATTTCTCTATCCTGATAGCAGCAGTGTTACCTGTTGAAGATAATGATgcataattattttattaatcatTTAAAGACCATTTAAATTATATCCTTTAAGAGTGTCATGAAACAAATCTACTGAATAGACAGGAATCAATATTCATGAAGGTATAATTAACCAGATAAAGAATTCACGGTTGTATTAGAGAGGAATTTGTGAAGTCTTGTCTGATCATCGTATTTCTGTAATTTGGCATGCCCTATGATATTTTATAAATCAATTCGTTGGGCTGTTAACCTGGTAGGAAGCAGGCTATACATGCCAAAATAAGTTAATAAAGCATAAAAAAGTTAATGAAGTGGAGATgcaatgctaaagtaaatgcctTGAAGTCACTGTAaaggataaaataaaaattatattctaGAGTAATAGATGTAACTCAATAAATgataaaatgagagaaaatatatTAAGATGATATATATGCCCACAAATGACCAATAAATTTATAGTTAGACGTGTTGAATTAATTGGAAGAGAAAATGCAAAGGAAGTATCAGTTAATAAATGATTACTTTGATTGATTTGAATATTATACATACTTGCATAGAGATCAATGGAAGGATGAGATTGCCCCCATAGGGTACCTAGTTGGCTAGAGAGTGGTAGATTTGCTACAATGGGGCAAGAATCAATTCCCGACGGGGGCATGTCCTCGGGAAAAAAACTCCTCCCACCCCTAGCCACTTGGCGGTCGGTTATAAGCTGACctcgtgatttttttttttttactataatgGAGAGATGAGATTCATGTAGCCAACCCCAAATAGTtggtataaaataattttatgttgttgttgttgttgttgatggtATAAAtgaataaacaaataaaataaagacaTTTTAGACATTATTTGCAGAACCAGGTGTACAAACTATATATTTATTATCAAGTAAGTTAAATCAGGTAAGGCACAAGGGTAGAGACAAACATTTTTTTATGATCAAAATAATCTAGGTAATAGTAGTGATACAAGCTAGTATAGAGATCACTTGTGGTATCACAACCATATGCATCTCTTTATAGTTGTCTTATATGGTTTTTGTCTTGTTTTCCAGTGATTTTTCTCTGAATATATTTTAGCTCTTGTTTCCAATGAGGGAAATATGCTGCTACAGTAAATTCCTCTGGAATTGTCTCCCTAGGCGGCCTTTCCCTTTGCTTCATTGGGAGGAAATGAGGGGAGTATGTGTTTTGGCTTCTGCCAAATTGTGCAAAAAGGGCATGATTTGAGCAGAATACTgaccatttttgaaaaaaaagaacTTAATGTTAATTTGTTTTCTGTTTATCTTTGTTTGAAATTAGTTTGTATAATCttttaatcatttttaaaatttaagtttcccTACTTTTTTTTTCGCTTCATGGAAATGTCGAGAAGGAAACTCTCTTTCTTTCCTTCTCTCCAAGGGAATACAAACTAGGGAAATATTTTTACTCCTTGTTTCCTTCAAGGAAATGGCAAGAAGGAAACTCTCCTTTGAAATGCAAACTAGGGAAATATTACCTATTCTTTccctatgatttttttttcctgtttCTCTTTCTTTCCTCCACAACTTTCTTCCATCATAGGAAACAAGGTCTTTAATTTCATGATTAGTAGTTTAATATGGGGGACATCCTACCTTTGGATAGATTGGAGAACATTGAGTTTGTTTGTACTTTACTAATGAGAATTGATATACCTCGATGATTAAAGATGTGTTACTTTTTGTTTAGTCTCATTTTTGCCCATAAATCACAATTGGTAAGACTAGTTAGATGAGATTTACATAGCagttaattgtttgattggtgggATTCAAAAAAGCTAATTTAAGGATTGTAGGTTCACATTTTCTTGTCATACCTTCAACAAAGTTTGAGTCTTCTTCCCCTGCCTTCAAGTGTCACCTGATATCTGTTGGCATGACTGAAACATATTGTTGCAACCATTGGCCAATACCAATTCTTTGTTGGCATAGGAACTTTCGTTTTGTTGCTTGACACAATTTTGACATTTGAGTTTCCATAAGAGAGGGGAGGGAATCGCCAATCAAAGAACTGTCAATAACAAACAAGAATAATATTGGAGTTAGAGAAATTGAGATGTATTTACCTTTTGCCCTTGTGCCAATTCCAATTCTAGTTATGCCATTGCAATTCCAACTTCAAAAGGTTAACTGAGACATATTCATGGACATTTGAAGAAATTAGTTCTAATACAATATGTCCTGAGAGTGTTATATAAGCTGGGTCTTGGAAAATTATGGACTTGAACTCACTAGGATGCTAATAGAACACATTCAATTTGGTATTAGTAAGGTATTGCCATTATTTGAGATACTTATTGCGTTTTTCCAATTTGTTTATAGTTTTAATTCAAGTTTCAGATTAGTGTAGACTTGGAAGGTAAACGACTAAGTGGAAGCGGACAAATGTTTAAACCTTGGTTCTGCCAACTAATACCTCTTTACATGAAATAACTTGCACTAGATTATTCAGCCTGTAATTTAAAGTTGTACATGGGAATTGTTAAGTCACAAAATAAGATTCCAGAAATTATGGTAGTTTTCTTTCATTTTCATTCTAGGCAAAATAAGACTTAGGCATGATGCCATCTCTGTCCCTAAATCAAAACTGTAGTAGACACACTAAATGACATTATCTAGCTGTTCACTGTTTGAGCTGTTTATATGGAGCAACTAAGAAACATTTGTAGTGTTTCTAATATTATTTTGTATCTTGAACAGTTGATATAAGCAGTTCAGAAATTTGTTTTCAATAGACCATTTTTCCCTTCAACAGCTATGGGCTGCTTTCATCTTCAAATTGCTCATTAACGACAAATTTCCACTTTTCTTATTCATTTCCATTCTAATTTTCTTTTGCtgcaaaatttttataatttaattttcgaATGCTTTTAGATGCTGAATTGATCTAAAACTATAGTGAACCTACATATTCACTAATCACTGTGAGAAGTGAGATAAGAGAAACTGGTTTGGTTCCTATTAAATGAGAAAGTTAGTGCCATCCACAATCTTAGTTTCTTTTTTATGTTATTGTTATTTTTTCAGTTGATGCCTCTTGTCAATGCTTTTTTTGTTTGACAATGTAGACATGCTGAGTAAAATGGCCAATCTTTTTATTGACTATCATAAGATTGATGTTCCTCAGGTAGTTGATTGTCGAATTTGCAGTGATCCTCATTCAGCTCTGCGATTTGCCTTTATAGAGTTCTTAGACCAGGGTGAGTTAATTGAATTTAAGTTCTTTTCATGCAAATGCATATGTCATGGAGTTATAAAAACAATTGATATTTTCTTTAGCTGGTGCGAGGGCAGCTTTGAACCTTGATGGGACCATGCTTGGTTACTTTCCAGTGAAAGTATTACCTTCAAAGACTGCTATTCTACCTGTGAATCGAAAGTTTCTTCCTAGGGTGAGAGCTATTCTTTCTATTTTTGTTCCATGCCTGGATGGCTACTGATTTTTATATAGATTTTCCACTTCACACCCAAATTACAACCAAGTGTTTATTTAGTTTGCTCTGAACGCTATCAACTTTTGTGACATCTTGTAGTCTGATGATGAAAAGGAAATGGTTGTCAGGACAGTTTACTGCACAAACATTGATAAAAGGGTAGGTCATCGTCTGCGCTCAGTATTTTGGTACCTATGTATCTTGATCTGCTATTACTACTTTATGAGAAGAATATGTAGCAGAAAGATATTTGCCACCCTACAGTTTCAGTGGAATAATGATTCATGAACATTCTGTTATATTCTACTGCAGTCAACTCAAACAGACGTGAAACTTTTGTTTGAGCAACTCTGTGGTGAGGTCAGTCTACGCCCATAAACTAGGATAAAGAATAATCATTGTAATCGTTACAGTAATAGCGAATCAATCTGTTTTTGTTTAGGTTTCTCGTCTGAGACTCCTTGGTGATACTAGACACACAACCCACATAGCATTTGTTGAATTTGTTCAGGTAATATTTATGCATTCAGAGTTCAAAGACTAATTGATTGTTCAATCTGTTCTATTATGTTTTTTCATAGCCAGTGGTTTATGGATTTAGAGTTCAATTGTTCATTCTATTCTATTGTGAAGGAAAAAAGAGAAATTATCACAAAATTACCTATGGAGCTCCATTATTTGTGTTTATCTTTGTAATTCTTTCCCTCCTATCCCTATCTTCCATCCAATTAATAGACTCTTAAAGTTTATATTTACATTAGATCGAAATTCCATGTGGTGAACAAGAATAGTTGGGAAAGTAAAGCATTGCTTGTTCAGATGAAACACGACATCTCCAGAattatcttctcttggagttcttgtaaCAAAATCtttccttgattttttttttctcaacatcTAAACCTTTCAAAGTGTGTCAGACAATCTCTTGTATATGTAAAAATTTGGTGATTTCTGAAATGATGGTCTGATTTTGATGCCGAATAACATCCCGATGTCAACAAAATTTAACAACATAATGGATTCAAGTACAGATGTTATTACATTTAGAGTTATATTTGCTCATCATTGTATTTATAGATACCACTCCTGTTCATGGAACAATTTCCGTCAATTTTATTGTGTGCCTGCCGTATCTAAGTTTGTTCATATTCTGTAAAATGTGCCAGGCTGAAAGTGCAATTTTAGCCCTGAACTGTAGTGGCATCATTTTGGGATCTTTGCCAATcaggtaattttttttttctttttattgaaTTTACTACTTGTTGCTGAAAAGCAGTCCTTTCAAACATCTTGCATATTTAGTCAGAATTGATGGGGTGATTGGGTGTGCTACAGGGTGAGTCCTTCAAAGACACCGGTGAGGGTACGCGTACCACGGCCGTCTTCCTCTTATATCAAGCTTAATGACAATTCGTCCCTGCAATTCCTTGAATCTCATACGTTTCCCAATTAATTCCGAGAAAATCCTTAATGTTTGAAGTAGGCTCCTTGTTCCTTCCATTTGTTCATTTAGTCTGTAAGTCAAAGCAGCTCGGTCCAGCACAACTTAGTAATTCCTTAGATCAACTTATTTATCCAAGTCTAACCAGTTGGAGCCTCTTTATTGAACTAGTGAAGTAGATGCTCTGAGTTACCCGTTACTGATCCTCATCTATTAGCATCTTACTTAGATGCTCAAGGTTGGTTATTTGTTTTGTTTTAATTATCATGAATAAACTTGTACAGTGGTGGCAGATACCAATGCAGCCACTTTTGTGAGTTAAAACTCGAGCTAAATTCTTCAGTGATGGTAAAATCGAAAACGTTATGCtttttcattaatattttaaaCAATGTTTGTATGTTCTATAAGCTTTAGGCTTTGTTGTTAATGTAGCAATCCATTAATTAATTCCTCTGGCGCAAAAACTAAGTCAGAGTTCACATTGGTTTATTcttataaattttctttattaaaTTTCATTCACTTAAAGTTGGGCATCCTTGTTGAAATTCAAAGTTGAACTCCTAAAATTTTACTTCATTGCTGACATATCGTTAACGACGGTCATCGCTGCAGAAAATGTTGGAATCACCGACGAGGCTTCTGTCGGAAGCATCAATTGAAAATCATCTTGTCCCTAATTATGTCGGTAAATTATCTAGCGTAACTCCAACAAGATTATATCTTTTGTTGCCCTAGATACTAACTTCACTGTTGTTTTTTTTAACTCTCTCATCTACGGTACTACCTGTCTTTTTCTATCGCGTATAATACATAAGCTTAAGTTCTCTGTTTTGAAATCAAATTGTTATGCAATAGCTTTAGACAATCTATGTAACAGTAGATATTGTCTAAATGTTCCTTTCTAAGAATAACAATAGCTCTTACAAGTTAGGCACCTGTAACTTGACTATTACATCTAGGCTCATGTTTACTTGGGTGATTGGAAGGGAAAAGCGAAAGGAGATGGGAAGGAAGCAAATCACTATGATCCCtcgttggatttttgagattcttATCCTTCTTCTATGTCTCTCCCAAAAGCACCAAAGGTGAAGAGGCAACTGAGGTCTTTGCTCACTCAGATTGTGTGCCTTGCAACCTGTCACAGAGGAAGGGGTGGTGGTGAAGAACTGTGCATTATCAAGTGTCTACCCCTCAGCCCTCACCATCGAGTGAGTGTCGAAGGCACTTCTTTGCTAGTCATGTAGCTGCGAATGAGATGCAACATGACAAGGGCTGGTGTATACATAGGAGTCAATGAAGGCGAGACCAGTAGAGGGGGAGGTGATCAGCAAGATAATTTCAAACTAATATCACATCCTTAATGCCAAAATAAAATCCCTCTTGTAGAACCAAATCAGAGTACCCGACCACAAACAAAATTGAGATTAATTCACGAACCCAAACAATATTTAACACACGAATCCTTCGTGTATATATCATATGTTACATGTTGTTTTGATGAGTTCCATTATTGATTGCCATTAGTACCTGCAAATGAGGCTCTTGATCCTCGACTTTTGCCTTGCCTTGTTGTGCATCATGGCAAATCGCCAATTTTTTTGTTAACCATTTACGGTGGTGATTATGAGATTGCTATAATGAGTAAGTCTCTAAATCATTATAAAGGGAGAGTTATTCCTCTTGAGTGCCATTTAATTTGTCTCGAAGCTAACTTTTAACAAGTTTGGTAATGCTCCAATTTGACTTATGGTTGTTTTAAAGCTTCATTAGGGATGCACCATTGACAATTCTTCCTAGGAGAGTATTGATCAGATTCATGCGAGTAAGTAGAAATCTCATCTAATTATATATCTCTCGAGCTAAAATTATACTCCCTATGTATTATATTTTGACAACCTGTTATTTGTAAGTAGTAAACTGCAAATATGGTGTCTTCATGTTGATATCTTTAGGTCGAGGTTACAATTAACTTAGTGGACTCACTACACTAGCTAATATAATGCTTTAGCCAAGTCACTTGAGTTGATATatccaaaactaaaaaaaaaaaatccattcatTATTCTCATTTCCAAGTCAATAAGATTGATGCCAATTCTAATCACATCTAGTTAGAAACGAGAAGAGAGCAAATTTATGGATGATAATTAACAAAAAAATCAATATGTTTTTTTATATCATCCTTAATttctttcatctttttttttttctcaaaacaaACAATGCTCTAATGAATATTGGACTTATTAACCTCTTCCTGTCTTCCATGATCAACATTTATCCATGTATATATTATAGTTGTATCAATATATGCGTGAAGACCTTGAGACAAACACTTGTAAGATCTCAATCCAAAGATGCCTTCTCTCTCTACTTCTTCTCTACTAGCTTCTTCATGCCCTAATCTTACACTCTTggcttcctctcctcctcctcctcctagtCTTTTCTGCGCACTCACTTCTTCGTCCACCGAGTTCCTCTCCAAGCTTAGCCTTAGGCCAACTTTTCCCTCGTTATTCTCCGACTCCTTAATGCATGATTACACAAAATCAACAAACTCGCAATGCATTAGAACACACATATACATAGAAAGATAAGAATTATTATGTATAGTACATAAATACATATATATACCTGCAAAGTATTACATCTTCTTCCCTCAAGGTAAGAATGCCCTCCTGCAAGTAAGCTTTTGGGATCATACAAATTAAACACCGATGAGGATGGCTTTTCGACCGCTTGATCTACACTAAATGTGGATCCCAAATAGTTGAGACACACGTACGGCTTGTGTTGTAGTAGTGTCTTCCGGATGGTTTAGAATATATTCCTGCAATCTGTTAGCAAGGCTAAACAATATTAATTACCAAGAGAATGTGATTAACTTTGATCAGAAACTAGGGTTTAGTAACGATAGAGATTAGTATAGTAGTGTAGGACCAATATAGGAGGACCTAATCGTCAACATGTTATAACTTTTGATAAGGATATCGGATCGAGGTTTTGTCTGTACTAACACATAACTCTTTTAGAGATCTATATTTGTAATTGAATGGAACTTGTAACCACCAAGTTTGACACTAGACAAGATAATGATTATCCTACAAACTGATAAGAAGACGAAATTGAggagaagataaaaaaaaacctCCAATAACAAAGAGAAAATTACCGTTTGCCAAAAAAGAAAACTTTGTTAATAATAGAGGATCAATCCTTATATAGTTAAACATGTGTTTATATAGACTCTATACCTAAAACTAAAACAGGAAAGAAATCTCAATATATGAACCTCAATTCCTATCTTGTAGAGAAAGAAACGAGAtcctttgaaaaaaaattcttaatagaaattgaaattatcaaAGCAGGGCGTTGATATAGACAAATCTTGACccatatatataagaaatatcaaaattatcttaaataccATAAAAATGGAAAtgatcaaaaataataaa from Zingiber officinale cultivar Zhangliang chromosome 6B, Zo_v1.1, whole genome shotgun sequence carries:
- the LOC121990727 gene encoding E3 ubiquitin-protein ligase ATL41-like is translated as KRRGIEKSSCPTVAAAEDQSDACNLDTTLELIGICFSVFVVIYLVIHFAIALLERWRAPPPGARPRRQKSGLDPSTISALPSFSYRKGTDGGAENGQVSAPECVVCLSALEEGETARVLPGCAHVFHAPCVDLWLQKDSTCPVCRADARPPPGPPPMIRGGAVVLDIGETSGNGQGRDRILVGDGIHVVNASPILRFLEFSSQQV
- the LOC121991842 gene encoding polyadenylate-binding protein-interacting protein 8-like, whose amino-acid sequence is MAAVAEKTIGADDSFIGRQPEELAEAEYQSDVRKLVDLLSNLNPAAKEFFPSNYAAAESVGCQKPDGRLSADAPLFEASSGDGSPNSQPNYRRWNVYNQGRKKKNDRARGDEREDSIRRTVYVSDLDRHVTEEKLAEIFANYGQVVDCRICSDPHSALRFAFIEFLDQAGARAALNLDGTMLGYFPVKVLPSKTAILPVNRKFLPRSDDEKEMVVRTVYCTNIDKRSTQTDVKLLFEQLCGEVSRLRLLGDTRHTTHIAFVEFVQAESAILALNCSGIILGSLPIRVSPSKTPVRVRVPRPSSSYIKLNDNSSLQFLESHTFPN